One Amorphoplanes digitatis genomic window carries:
- a CDS encoding cytochrome P450: MTRDRCPILSGAPDLVDPAVHCGPEAHALLRRLRAEDGLHWQQVDAGRGFWSVTTYAEADAVLRDTRTFTSERGTLLDLLGTDDPAGGHQLAVTDPPRHTRRQARLKRALTIKAVERQRGRIRPLIVELLAPLGDGGVFDFGAAMLALPMWVTGTIMGLPRADWDWLTRITTMCIAADDPEYQLAGGREVTLKRAHLELFGYFQDVVRHRAENPGDDLLSALLATRFEGREMTLGEAVSNCYSLLLGANVTTPHAPSFVLAEFIGTDVLADWAAHPELNRQGCAEALRWASPVNHVMRYATTATVVRGTPIAARDAVVVWLGSANRDERVFPGADRFDIRRRPNKHLAFGIGPHYCVGHSVAKVSLDVLFTELLGRYQDFAPAGRPERLLSTFASGYKHVPITARPRRGGRKPGGSLVGRNRGA; this comes from the coding sequence ATGACGCGTGACAGATGCCCGATCCTGTCCGGCGCGCCGGACCTGGTGGACCCCGCCGTCCACTGCGGACCCGAGGCGCACGCACTGTTGCGGCGGCTGCGCGCCGAGGACGGCCTGCACTGGCAGCAGGTGGACGCCGGCCGGGGCTTCTGGTCGGTCACCACCTACGCCGAGGCCGACGCCGTGCTGCGGGACACCCGGACGTTCACCTCCGAACGCGGCACGCTGCTCGATCTGCTCGGCACCGACGACCCGGCCGGCGGTCACCAGCTCGCCGTCACCGACCCGCCGCGGCACACCCGCCGCCAGGCGCGGCTCAAACGGGCGCTGACCATCAAGGCGGTCGAGCGGCAGCGGGGCAGGATCCGCCCGCTGATCGTCGAGCTGCTGGCGCCGCTCGGCGACGGCGGCGTCTTCGACTTCGGCGCCGCGATGCTGGCGCTGCCGATGTGGGTGACCGGCACCATCATGGGCCTGCCGCGCGCCGACTGGGACTGGCTGACCCGGATCACCACGATGTGCATCGCCGCCGACGACCCGGAGTACCAGCTCGCCGGCGGCCGGGAGGTCACCCTGAAACGTGCGCACCTCGAGCTCTTCGGCTACTTCCAGGACGTGGTGCGGCACCGCGCCGAGAACCCCGGCGACGACCTGCTCAGCGCCCTGCTGGCCACCCGCTTCGAGGGCAGGGAGATGACCCTCGGCGAGGCCGTCTCCAACTGCTACAGCCTGCTGCTGGGCGCCAACGTCACCACGCCGCACGCGCCGAGCTTCGTACTGGCCGAGTTCATCGGGACCGACGTGCTCGCCGACTGGGCCGCGCACCCCGAGCTCAACCGACAGGGCTGCGCCGAGGCGCTGCGCTGGGCCTCCCCGGTCAACCACGTGATGCGGTACGCCACCACCGCGACCGTGGTGCGCGGCACGCCGATCGCCGCCCGGGACGCCGTGGTGGTGTGGCTCGGCTCGGCCAACCGCGACGAGCGGGTGTTCCCCGGCGCGGACCGGTTCGACATCCGGCGCCGGCCGAACAAGCACCTGGCGTTCGGCATCGGCCCGCACTACTGCGTCGGGCACAGCGTCGCGAAGGTGAGCCTCGACGTCCTCTTCACCGAGCTCCTGGGCCGCTACCAGGACTTCGCGCCGGCGGGCCGGCCGGAGCGGCTGCTGTCCACCTTCGCGTCCGGCTACAAGCACGTACCGATCACCGCCCGCCCACGACGCGGCGGGCGCAAACCTGGAGGCTCCCTTGTCGGACGAAATCGCGGTGCGTGA
- a CDS encoding acyl carrier protein yields MSDEIAVRDGAGRIELVRELWLEVLGLDEVADDVNFFEVGGDSLRLVALVERIRARAGQPVRTMDVLRANTVRAQAELIG; encoded by the coding sequence TTGTCGGACGAAATCGCGGTGCGTGACGGCGCCGGCCGGATCGAGCTGGTGCGCGAGCTCTGGCTGGAGGTCCTCGGCCTGGACGAGGTCGCGGACGATGTCAACTTCTTCGAGGTGGGCGGCGACTCGCTGCGCCTGGTCGCGCTCGTCGAACGGATCCGGGCGCGGGCCGGGCAGCCGGTGCGGACCATGGACGTGCTGCGCGCCAACACTGTACGGGCGCAGGCAGAGCTGATCGGATGA
- a CDS encoding amino acid adenylation domain-containing protein, translated as MTSLDGLFRATARRFPQRVAVRDGTAELTYAQLAAAAAEQARELRRAGVTPGDTVLVGLAPSVAEAVAVLGTVWAGAAYVGADLSLPAAHLARIVARCAPAAVLAGDRPAVVRNIPAVATWEPSWAGGAEPPVAPDPERLAYVAFTSGSSGEPKGVCIPHRAVLRLVRGAHYARLGPGERMLRLSPLAFDASTLELWGALLTGATLEAYPGALPAPSELGEFLIDREVTVAWLTAGLFRLFVDFAPNALGGLRQLLTGGDVVPHEHAARLLTRHPGLTITNGYGPTENTTFTTTHSISRPEEVDGPLPIGTPVPGTRVYVLDESARPVPPGEVGELYAAGDGLATGYLRDQAETRRRFGRFSPDVPERLYRTGDLVRRDPAGRLHFLGRADDQIKLRGYRVEPGAVRAAILAHPGVRDALVFATGTDSADKRLVAAVVPAGTYPLDPAVVRSMLADRLPGYLVPTLWAVVDRLPVTANGKVDRQALAAVAGHAGQDRP; from the coding sequence ATGACCTCGCTGGACGGGCTCTTCCGGGCCACCGCCCGCAGGTTCCCGCAGCGGGTCGCGGTCCGCGACGGCACGGCCGAGCTGACGTACGCGCAGCTCGCCGCGGCCGCCGCCGAACAGGCGCGCGAGCTGCGCCGCGCCGGGGTGACGCCCGGTGACACGGTCCTGGTGGGGCTGGCACCGTCGGTGGCCGAGGCGGTCGCCGTGCTCGGCACGGTCTGGGCCGGCGCCGCCTACGTCGGCGCCGACCTGAGCCTGCCGGCCGCGCACCTGGCCCGCATCGTCGCCCGGTGCGCACCGGCCGCGGTCCTGGCCGGCGACCGGCCGGCCGTGGTGCGGAACATCCCGGCGGTCGCCACCTGGGAACCGTCGTGGGCGGGCGGCGCGGAGCCGCCGGTGGCGCCCGATCCGGAACGGCTCGCCTACGTGGCCTTCACCTCGGGCAGCAGCGGCGAACCCAAGGGCGTCTGCATCCCGCACCGGGCCGTCCTGCGGCTGGTCCGCGGCGCTCACTACGCGCGGCTCGGCCCGGGCGAGCGGATGCTGCGGCTGTCCCCGCTCGCGTTCGACGCCTCCACGCTGGAGCTGTGGGGCGCGCTGCTGACCGGGGCGACGCTCGAGGCGTACCCCGGCGCCCTGCCGGCGCCCAGCGAGCTCGGCGAGTTCCTGATCGACCGGGAGGTGACCGTCGCCTGGCTCACCGCGGGCCTGTTCCGGCTGTTCGTGGACTTCGCACCCAACGCGCTGGGCGGGCTGCGGCAACTGCTGACCGGCGGCGACGTGGTGCCGCACGAGCACGCGGCCCGGCTGCTCACCCGCCATCCCGGCCTGACGATCACCAACGGCTACGGCCCCACCGAGAACACCACGTTCACCACCACCCACTCGATCTCCCGCCCGGAGGAGGTCGACGGCCCGCTGCCGATCGGCACGCCGGTGCCCGGCACCCGGGTGTACGTGCTCGACGAGTCGGCGCGGCCGGTGCCGCCGGGCGAAGTCGGCGAGCTCTACGCCGCCGGCGACGGACTCGCGACCGGCTACCTGCGTGACCAGGCCGAGACGCGGCGGCGGTTCGGGCGCTTCTCGCCGGACGTACCGGAGCGCCTCTATCGCACCGGCGACCTGGTGCGGCGCGATCCGGCCGGCCGGCTGCACTTCCTGGGCCGCGCCGACGATCAGATCAAGCTCCGCGGCTACCGGGTCGAGCCGGGCGCGGTGCGCGCGGCGATCCTGGCCCACCCGGGAGTCCGTGACGCGCTGGTCTTCGCCACCGGGACCGACAGCGCCGACAAGCGACTGGTCGCCGCGGTGGTGCCGGCCGGCACGTACCCGCTCGACCCGGCCGTGGTCCGGTCCATGCTGGCCGACCGGCTTCCGGGCTACCTGGTGCCGACCCTGTGGGCGGTGGTCGACCGGCTGCCGGTGACCGCCAACGGCAAGGTGGACCGCCAGGCGCTGGCCGCGGTGGCCGGACACGCGGGGCAGGACAGGCCCTAG
- the ftsX gene encoding permease-like cell division protein FtsX, translating to MRVKYVLNEVLIGLWRNATMTIAMIITLAVSLTMLGAGVLLYAQVDRMKDLYYGNVEVKVFLNGDATDAQRDGLGAALRSSPMVRETIYESKAEAFARFREMWSESPDLIATVRPEQLPASFRVKLRDPEGYREFAARFGTRPGVDQIIDQRQLLEKVFDIFAAIQLLALAVAAVMAMAALLLVGNTIQLAAYSKRQEVAVMRLVGASNWFIQAPFVLEAMVAGVVGAVLGFGALFAGKTILIDGRLHSLIPIQNGDVWLMLPLMAVVGAAVSAVTAWITLRFYLRV from the coding sequence ATGCGGGTCAAGTACGTCCTCAACGAGGTCCTGATCGGCCTGTGGCGCAACGCCACAATGACCATCGCCATGATCATCACGCTGGCGGTGTCGCTCACCATGCTCGGCGCCGGCGTGCTGCTGTACGCACAGGTCGACCGGATGAAGGACCTCTACTACGGCAACGTCGAGGTCAAGGTGTTCCTGAACGGGGACGCGACGGACGCCCAGCGCGACGGCCTCGGCGCCGCACTGCGTTCCAGCCCGATGGTGCGGGAAACGATCTACGAGAGCAAGGCGGAGGCGTTCGCCAGGTTCCGGGAGATGTGGTCCGAATCGCCCGACCTCATCGCGACCGTTCGGCCGGAGCAGTTGCCGGCATCCTTCCGGGTCAAGCTTCGCGACCCCGAGGGCTACCGGGAGTTCGCCGCCCGGTTCGGCACCCGGCCGGGCGTCGACCAGATCATCGACCAGCGGCAACTGCTGGAGAAGGTGTTCGACATCTTCGCCGCGATCCAACTGCTCGCGCTGGCCGTCGCCGCGGTGATGGCGATGGCCGCGCTGCTGCTGGTGGGCAACACGATCCAGCTGGCGGCCTACAGCAAGCGCCAGGAGGTGGCCGTCATGAGACTGGTCGGCGCGTCGAACTGGTTCATTCAGGCGCCGTTCGTGCTGGAGGCGATGGTCGCCGGCGTCGTGGGTGCGGTGCTCGGCTTCGGTGCGCTGTTCGCCGGCAAGACCATCCTGATCGACGGCCGGCTGCATTCGCTGATCCCGATTCAGAACGGGGACGTGTGGCTGATGCTGCCGTTGATGGCGGTGGTCGGCGCCGCCGTCAGCGCGGTCACCGCCTGGATCACCCTCCGTTTCTACCTCCGCGTCTAG
- a CDS encoding GntR family transcriptional regulator, with translation MTDLPALTVRSTDPTPPYEQLRRQLAALINDGVLARGQRLPPLRQLAGDLGLAVGTVARTYRELEVAGLVESRRGRGTRVADLPAAGTGEASALLRAAEDFVRRARALGAGRPEIVATVHQALDGLP, from the coding sequence ATGACCGACCTTCCGGCGCTGACGGTGCGGTCCACCGACCCGACACCCCCCTATGAGCAGCTACGCCGGCAACTCGCCGCACTGATCAACGACGGTGTGCTCGCCCGCGGTCAGCGGCTGCCACCGCTGCGCCAGCTCGCGGGCGACCTCGGCCTGGCCGTCGGCACGGTCGCGCGTACCTATCGGGAGCTGGAGGTCGCCGGACTGGTGGAGTCACGCCGGGGACGCGGCACCCGGGTCGCCGACCTCCCCGCGGCCGGGACCGGGGAGGCGTCCGCCCTGCTCCGCGCGGCGGAGGACTTCGTGCGGCGTGCGCGGGCCCTCGGCGCCGGACGTCCCGAGATCGTCGCGACCGTACACCAGGCCTTGGACGGCTTGCCGTAA
- a CDS encoding 2-ketoarginine methyltransferase — translation MLTDDFERRLIEHIQPVRQFFLAQALHHALDLGVLAALADDPGQQSDDLAKRLGLDPVRTATLLRYLRNEGYTVHESGGWSLSAKGREVRTFAPWYEMLVGGYAPTMEQLGDVLRDGTRYASRNTTKVGAGSCGIGAYDALPLVEQLLNAAADPPHTIVDLGCGDGSFLMDLLVARPGLRGIGVEPNQGSIVLGERRRAELGLEDRMRLARGEATDALELDLPAGGQGVCFMTAFVLQEFMQQAGPAAVEELLAGTFERYPEARWLVVEMDHQPLAPVLGTHGLALAFYNPYFLIHAATEQRLETRAWWDDLFDRLGLTAEATAHPDPRADSTGLQFGLLLSRKH, via the coding sequence ATGCTGACCGACGACTTCGAACGCCGGCTGATCGAGCACATCCAACCGGTCCGGCAGTTCTTCCTGGCACAGGCCCTGCATCACGCCCTCGACCTCGGTGTCCTCGCGGCCCTCGCGGACGATCCCGGCCAGCAGTCCGACGACCTGGCCAAGCGGCTCGGTCTCGACCCGGTGCGCACCGCGACGCTGCTGCGCTACCTGCGCAACGAGGGCTACACCGTGCACGAGTCCGGCGGCTGGTCGCTGAGCGCGAAGGGCCGCGAGGTGCGCACGTTCGCACCCTGGTACGAGATGCTGGTCGGCGGCTACGCACCGACCATGGAGCAGCTCGGCGACGTGCTGCGCGACGGCACCCGGTACGCGTCGCGCAACACCACGAAGGTCGGCGCCGGCAGCTGCGGCATCGGCGCCTACGACGCGCTGCCCCTTGTCGAGCAGCTGCTGAACGCCGCCGCCGACCCGCCGCACACCATCGTCGACCTGGGCTGCGGCGACGGCAGCTTCCTGATGGACCTGCTGGTGGCCCGGCCCGGTCTGCGCGGCATCGGCGTCGAACCGAACCAGGGCTCGATCGTGCTCGGCGAGCGCCGGCGGGCCGAGCTGGGCCTGGAGGACCGGATGCGGCTGGCCCGGGGCGAGGCGACCGACGCCCTGGAGCTCGACCTGCCCGCCGGCGGGCAGGGCGTCTGCTTCATGACCGCGTTCGTGTTGCAGGAGTTCATGCAGCAGGCCGGGCCGGCGGCGGTCGAGGAGCTGCTGGCCGGCACGTTCGAGCGCTACCCCGAGGCGCGCTGGCTGGTCGTCGAGATGGACCACCAGCCGCTCGCCCCGGTGCTCGGCACGCACGGCCTGGCCCTCGCCTTCTACAACCCCTACTTCCTGATCCACGCGGCCACCGAGCAGCGCCTGGAGACCCGCGCCTGGTGGGACGACCTGTTCGACCGGCTCGGCCTGACCGCGGAGGCCACCGCCCACCCGGACCCCCGGGCCGACTCGACCGGCCTCCAGTTCGGCCTGCTGCTGTCCAGGAAGCACTGA
- a CDS encoding pyridoxal phosphate-dependent aminotransferase, translated as MVAAHPSADLDALLDWNESPIGPPVSAVKRVIDAADRLHRYPRGLMEEVTARAAEHFGVATDSVLLTAGVDEAVDCALTLADRGWGVEPGFDGYRDRVEANGKPFRPIPLGPDWLPGDLDPAPGAGDMVFLAQPGNPTGNLLRTEWIETVRATAAYVFLDETYQEFSSGTGVLPGRGGAAGAGTDPRLLVYRSFAKAAGLAGIRIGCLIGAAPAIARLTPLRRFMPIDAVSLNAVAGLLEEPEFLDRLAAHVRAARPALCATLRGSGLFADVRTTEANFVLARPRGALGALVDGLAEDRIRVKDCAPLGLPGWLRISVGSWEDQDRLAAALTRLRSLTPDERDTEC; from the coding sequence GTGGTAGCCGCCCATCCGTCCGCCGACCTGGACGCCCTGCTCGACTGGAACGAGAGCCCGATCGGCCCGCCGGTGAGCGCGGTGAAGCGCGTCATCGACGCCGCCGACCGGCTGCACCGCTATCCGCGCGGGCTCATGGAGGAGGTCACGGCGCGGGCCGCCGAGCACTTCGGCGTCGCCACCGACTCGGTCCTGCTGACCGCCGGCGTCGACGAGGCGGTCGACTGCGCGCTGACGCTCGCCGACCGCGGCTGGGGTGTCGAGCCCGGCTTCGACGGCTACCGGGACCGGGTCGAGGCGAACGGCAAGCCGTTCCGGCCGATCCCGCTCGGCCCGGACTGGCTGCCCGGCGACCTCGACCCGGCGCCCGGCGCCGGCGACATGGTCTTTCTCGCCCAGCCCGGCAACCCGACCGGCAACCTGCTGCGGACCGAGTGGATCGAAACGGTCCGGGCCACCGCCGCCTACGTGTTCCTCGACGAGACCTACCAGGAGTTCTCCTCCGGCACCGGGGTGCTGCCCGGCCGCGGAGGCGCGGCCGGCGCCGGCACCGACCCGCGGCTGCTCGTCTACCGCAGCTTCGCCAAGGCCGCCGGGCTGGCCGGCATCCGGATCGGCTGCCTGATCGGGGCGGCACCGGCGATCGCCCGGCTCACCCCGCTGCGCCGCTTCATGCCGATCGACGCGGTGAGCCTGAACGCCGTTGCCGGGCTGCTCGAGGAGCCGGAGTTCCTGGACCGGCTCGCCGCGCACGTCCGCGCGGCCCGGCCCGCGCTCTGCGCCACGCTGCGCGGCAGCGGCCTGTTCGCGGACGTACGCACGACCGAGGCGAACTTCGTCCTGGCCCGGCCGCGCGGCGCGCTGGGCGCGCTCGTCGACGGGCTCGCCGAGGACCGGATCCGGGTCAAGGACTGCGCCCCGCTCGGCCTGCCCGGCTGGCTCCGGATCAGCGTCGGGTCCTGGGAGGACCAGGACCGGCTCGCCGCCGCGCTCACCCGACTGAGAAGCCTCACTCCTGACGAAAGGGACACCGAATGCTGA
- a CDS encoding thioesterase II family protein → MTDWLFPLRRGGTDFAYRLVVFPYAAAGPTAFRGLFARLPDPVQLLGVALPGRERRFDEPPGTTLAEVTAGVAGDLAARDPLPTVLLGHSLGAALAMAVASSAPAACEGLVISGRKPHGVPLGALHGLTDDEIAAFLAAAGNTAPELLADAYWRDHLIRLFRHDTALDVEATRQAGSGALRARILALGGTDDPYVDPAELSAWAARTSGSCTVAVFPGAHFFLLDPANHAAVGDALTGFLGVADHLRR, encoded by the coding sequence ATGACGGATTGGCTCTTCCCCCTGCGCCGCGGCGGCACGGACTTCGCGTACCGCCTGGTGGTGTTTCCGTACGCGGCGGCCGGGCCGACCGCGTTCCGGGGCCTGTTCGCCCGGCTGCCGGACCCGGTGCAGCTGCTCGGCGTCGCGCTGCCCGGCCGGGAGCGCCGCTTCGACGAGCCGCCCGGGACCACCCTCGCCGAGGTCACCGCCGGGGTGGCCGGTGACCTCGCCGCCCGCGACCCGCTGCCGACCGTCCTGCTCGGCCACAGCCTCGGCGCGGCCCTCGCGATGGCCGTGGCCTCCTCGGCACCCGCGGCCTGCGAGGGGCTGGTGATCAGCGGGCGCAAGCCGCACGGCGTACCGCTCGGCGCCCTGCACGGCCTGACCGACGACGAGATCGCCGCGTTCCTCGCGGCGGCCGGGAACACCGCCCCGGAGCTGCTGGCCGACGCCTACTGGCGCGACCACCTGATCCGCCTCTTCCGGCACGACACCGCCCTCGACGTGGAGGCGACCCGGCAGGCCGGATCCGGCGCGCTGCGTGCCCGGATCCTCGCGCTCGGCGGTACCGACGACCCGTACGTCGATCCGGCGGAGCTGTCCGCCTGGGCGGCCCGCACCAGCGGGTCCTGCACGGTCGCCGTCTTCCCCGGCGCGCACTTCTTCCTGCTCGACCCCGCCAATCACGCGGCCGTCGGCGACGCCCTGACCGGCTTCCTCGGCGTCGCCGACCACCTCAGGAGGTAA
- a CDS encoding methyltransferase domain-containing protein yields the protein MRPDLAELPAELTCPAGLRALAGHLRGAGFDADRAAGLLGAPSPEHLLGDPARYAFFAGPVPPGPVAVLTWLFILNARVPADLVRGGLDRELIELLRDLGLLATAGDGYRGTVSITPYRSRFFVSDQLFTCTGPQQVRANTGPGLVMPPHASSLLALATVDRIDDTLLDVGCGGGFLAVNAAARCGTVAGIDPNPRCARLAGWNGVLNGVEAGFAVADIASFTVPGDDRFGALIFNTPTLPRIRSTEDSEWGQSTADRLVRQTLDAAPRILRPGGTAYVQALVEVPRRYSSAAAAVRDWAGGHDVTVTPIDAPQLSVTREQLRRRRLPGHSLLAYGARSGELLDALAARDVVAVEPVTIAARVRP from the coding sequence ATGAGGCCGGACCTCGCCGAGCTCCCGGCCGAGCTGACCTGCCCGGCGGGCCTGCGGGCGCTGGCCGGGCACCTGCGCGGCGCCGGGTTCGACGCGGACCGGGCCGCGGGCCTGCTCGGCGCGCCGAGCCCGGAACACCTGCTGGGCGACCCGGCGCGCTACGCGTTCTTCGCCGGCCCGGTACCGCCGGGCCCGGTAGCCGTCCTGACCTGGCTCTTCATCCTCAACGCGCGGGTTCCCGCCGACTTGGTACGCGGGGGCCTCGACCGGGAACTCATCGAGCTGCTGCGCGACCTCGGCCTGCTCGCGACGGCCGGGGACGGCTACCGCGGCACCGTGTCGATCACCCCGTACCGGTCCCGGTTCTTCGTCTCCGACCAGCTGTTCACCTGTACCGGGCCGCAGCAGGTCCGGGCGAACACCGGGCCCGGCCTGGTGATGCCGCCGCACGCGTCGAGCCTGCTGGCGCTGGCCACCGTCGACCGGATCGACGACACGCTGCTCGACGTCGGGTGCGGGGGCGGCTTCCTGGCCGTCAACGCCGCCGCGCGGTGCGGGACCGTCGCGGGCATCGACCCCAACCCGCGCTGCGCCCGGCTGGCCGGGTGGAACGGCGTCCTCAACGGGGTCGAGGCCGGCTTCGCCGTGGCGGACATCGCCTCGTTCACCGTGCCCGGCGACGACCGGTTCGGAGCTCTGATCTTCAACACACCGACGCTGCCCCGGATCCGGTCCACCGAGGACAGCGAGTGGGGCCAGTCCACGGCGGACCGGCTGGTCCGGCAGACCCTGGACGCGGCGCCCCGGATACTGCGGCCCGGCGGGACCGCCTACGTGCAGGCGCTTGTCGAGGTGCCGCGGCGGTACTCCTCGGCGGCCGCCGCGGTCCGGGACTGGGCCGGCGGCCACGACGTGACGGTCACCCCGATCGACGCGCCGCAGCTCAGCGTGACCCGCGAGCAGCTGCGGCGCCGCCGGCTGCCGGGGCACAGCCTGCTCGCGTACGGTGCGCGGTCCGGGGAACTGCTCGACGCGCTCGCCGCGCGTGACGTGGTGGCCGTGGAGCCGGTGACGATCGCGGCGCGGGTCCGGCCATGA
- a CDS encoding acyl carrier protein translates to MSKLDEIERWAVGSCRDLGLDPGDGGDDFFVIGGTSIGVLRLVAGAEQRYGAGVLSPDDVYKHRVLREIATVVHRNGGAAG, encoded by the coding sequence ATGAGCAAGTTGGACGAAATCGAGCGGTGGGCCGTGGGGTCGTGCCGCGACCTCGGCCTCGACCCGGGCGACGGCGGCGACGACTTCTTCGTGATCGGCGGCACCTCGATCGGGGTGCTGCGGCTCGTCGCCGGCGCCGAGCAGCGGTACGGCGCGGGCGTGCTGAGCCCGGACGACGTCTACAAGCACCGCGTGCTGCGGGAGATCGCCACGGTCGTGCACCGTAACGGCGGCGCTGCCGGATGA